A single Gadus macrocephalus chromosome 22, ASM3116895v1 DNA region contains:
- the ndufs5 gene encoding NADH dehydrogenase [ubiquinone] iron-sulfur protein 5, with protein sequence MPFIDIQSRLGIDLDRWLLLQSGEQPHKRAARCHAFEKEFLECAHGIGQTRAKVECKLEMEDFYECMHRNKTHKKLYDIRQQRIKMEKEKSYVTPSHHTGQPDNTP encoded by the exons ATGCCCTTCATAGACATCCAGTCCCGTCTGGGTATCGACCTGGACCGCTGGCTGCTGTTGCAGAGCGGCGAGCAGCCACACAAGCGGGCCGCCCGCTGCCACGCCTTCGAGAAGGAGTTCCTGGAGTGTGCTCATGGCATCGGCCAGACACGTGCAAAGGTCGAGTGCAAGCTGGAGATGGAGGACTTCTATGAGTGCATGCACAGGAATAAGACG CACAAGAAGCTGTATGACATCCGTCAGCAGCGAAtcaagatggagaaggagaagtcGTACGTCACCCCATCACACCACACCGGCCAGCCGGACAACACACCCTAG